From a region of the Arachis ipaensis cultivar K30076 chromosome B09, Araip1.1, whole genome shotgun sequence genome:
- the LOC107615704 gene encoding uncharacterized protein LOC107615704 — protein sequence MNYLQRFISNLSDRTRVFAPLVKLKNDSQFEWTNEHQQAFDSIKAYLSKASIIANVRPHEPLKLYIAASVNTIGCMLAQDDEKENEWMVYYLSRVLTDIETRYSPIEKLCLSLYYACMKLKYYMVAKSIKVVAQTDLIKYMLSFSMLRGRLGKWMLALTEFDLQYVPAKAIKGQVITDILVDNSNHLNDQGTNKIDIEVDCWKLYFDRSKHKDGAGVGILIISPEGVPSEFLIELKYPCSNNMADYEALILGLEILIEKGALEVQILGDSQLVLKQLSKEFKYNNEKLQKYLTTTWELLTSFRKVSLVHILRIHNEIANELAQIASRYKVSPETLKKLASIHQILVPVDEREAFCIDEREDNDWRKPIAEYLKNPSILVDRKVKLRAINFVLMADELYKKGIDGNLSRSSRNINMVTSTPYYAQANGQVEAANKILIGLIKKQIGNRPRTRHETLSQVLWAYRNSPRESTGTSPYKLVYGHDVVLPLEINLNTLRVSKQNDLSVDDYWNAMFDELNELDSERILVLENMIRQKESIARSYNR from the exons ATGAATTATCTCCAAAGATTCATTTCAAATCTTTCTGATCGAACTCGGGTGTTTGCACCTTTAGTAAAATTAAAGAATGATTCACAGTTTGAATGGACAAATGAGCATCAACAGGCATTTGATTCCATAAAAGCTTATTTGTCCAAGGCTTCAATTATAGCAAATGTTCGACCACACGAGCCTTTAAAATTGTATATTGCAGCATCTGTAAACACCATTGGGTGTATGCTAGCCCAAgatgatgagaaagaaaatgaatggatggtttattaccttagtcgagtGTTAACTGATATCGAAACGAGGTATTCTCCAATAGAAAAGTTGTGCTTGTCCTTGTACTATGCTTGTATGAAGTTAAAGTATTATATGGTTGCCAAATCGATAAAGGTTGTAGCACAAACTGATCTCATCAAATACATGTTAAGTTTCTCAATGTTACGAGGTCGTTTAGGAAAATGGATGCTAGCTTTGACTGAATTTGATTTACAGTATGTCCCGGCCAAAGCTATAAAAGGCCAGGTCATTACAGATATTCTCGTTGATAATTCAAATCATCTGAATGACCAGGGGACAAATAAAATCGACATTGAAGTCGATTGTTGGAAGTTATATTTTGATAGATCGAAGCACAAAGATGGTGCAGGGGTTGGAATTCTTATTATCTCACCAGAAGGGGTTCCATCAGAGTTTTTGATCGAGCTGAAGTATCCTTGCTCGAATAATATGGCAGATTATGAAGCTTTAATTTTGGGTCTTGAAATATTGATCGAAAAAGGGGCTTTGGAAGTCCAAATCCTAGGCGATTCTCAGTTAGTTTTAAAGCAGTTGTCGAAGGAATTTAAATACAATAATGAGAAGTTGCAAAAATATTTAACAACGACTTGGGAGTTGTTAACTTCCTTTCGAAAAGTTTCTTTGGTTCACATTCTAAGGATTCATAATGAGATTGCTAATGAGTTAGCCCAAATTGCTTCGAGATACAAAGTCAGCCCAGAAACTTTGAAAAAATTAGCTAGTATACATCAAATTTTGGTGCCTGTGGATGAAAGGGAGGCTTTCTGTATAGATGAACGGGAGGATAATGATTGGAGAAAGCCTATTGCTGAGTATTTAAAGAATCCTAGTATTCTAGTCGATAGAAAGGTAAAATTGCGAGCAATAAATTTTGTCTTGATGGCTGATGAGTTATATAAGAAGGGAATCGATGGAAATTTGTCGAGAT CTTCGAGGAATATcaatatggttacctcaaccCCTTATTATGCACAGGCTAATGGGCAAGTTGAAGCAGCAAATAAAATTCTAATAGGTTTGATTAAAAAACAAATCGGAAATAGACCTCGAACTAGGCATGAAACGTTAAGTCAGGTACTATGGGCTTATCGAAATTCACCAAGAGAATCGACGGGTACGTCGCCTTATAAATTAGTTTATGGCCATGATGTTGTGCTCCCATTGGAGATTAATTTGAATACTTTGAGGGTATCAAAACAGAATGACTTGTCAGTCGATGATTATTGGAATGCTATGTTTGATGAGTTAAATGAATTAGATTCAGAGCGGATATTGGTACTTGAAAATATGATTCGACAAAAAGAAAGTATTGCTCGAAGCTATAATCGTTGA